In the genome of Cryptococcus neoformans var. neoformans B-3501A chromosome 5, whole genome shotgun sequence, the window CCTTAGATTTTTTAAAACAATGCTAATTTGTGACAGTTATGAGACGACTTTCTCCTCGGGAGATCCACTTGACGTCACCACGATATATGACGCCTCGTACCGCCCAAAGAATCGCTGGTCACGCCATTAATGAAGATCTTCCTAAGATGTCAAACGCAAGGGATTTGGGTCGAAGTCCATTAGCACCTGTGGCAGAGTTGCGAACACCCAACATGGACGTTAATTCAGATTCCGGGTCCGATtatggagatgaggagacCCATGAGACGTATGAGACACGCGAAAGTATGTCATCacgagatgaagaaatggaagacgGGCAACCCACGCCCCAAAACCGTCAAGACGCTTGGCCCACGTTGCCCCGCCATTCCCCCGCCTCGCTTAACGCTTCTAatctttcttcatttttccATCACCCCAACTTCTCTGCACCTCGTACCAATCAGTCGCCCTCCTCGGAGACTCTTAAGCGTATGGAGGAAGCCAACGAACCTTCCAAGCCAGCCGAAAGCCGAGAATGGGTTCCTCGCCGTCCCGCTCGACCACCTAGCCCAAGGCTTGAGCAGAATGGAACTCTGTCTCACGCTTTGCCGGACGAGTATGTTGATATTCTCAAATCTCCTCGCTCACCCCCACCAACTGGCCGGGCAAGCCCTTCGACAAGATCGTTTATGTCTCcaggccaagaagatgggaggaagaggagtggGGTTGGTGCGCTGAAGGGTTTGAGGCACCAGATGAGTGCTGTAAATCTCAAATGGCGATCCGAATCCAGCCAAGGTCAAATGACATCGCCCGCTGCGCCCAGCGGTGCTGGTTTGACTTCGCCTGCCGAGTTTGGTATCCTTTCTGAAGATGCTGATCATCTTTCACCTGAAAATGAATCACGCTCGTCCAGCCTTCCATTACCACCCAAGGTGGCCAGTAAATTCGCCAGCCGTATCCTCCACCCTACCTTTGCCTTCCGTCGCAACGAAgattcctcctcgtccaagCCTGGGCATGGTAGACGCCATCCATCGCATGACGGGCCGATTCAAATATCGGAAATTTCAAGCCCGATTCCGTCAACATTCAGACATACCAGGAGCGGATCGTTGGCATCAACACTGCCCGAGAGCGCAATATTACCGTCGCATTCTATACAGGCCGTCCATTCAAGGCAGGGCTCCTTGCCTCACGCTACCCCTCGTCAACCGTCACACTTTCCTCACCAACCTCAAACACCCACTACCCCAGCTAGCCCCGCCAGCCCACGTAGTGTGAGAAGAAAGCCTGTCCCCAGCATGAGCAATAGCGGAAGTACTACGAAAGATGCTACTTTGAGTGTGAATATGGGCGGtccaggagaaggaataAAAAGCAGTCTGAGTTTGGGAAGTGTAGCCAGTTTTGTTTTAGAGGATCCGCccaagggaaagagaggattAGGCTTGGCAATGTAAACCCGGATTAAGGGAGGTGGGGGCAAGTGGAACGGATAGATGGAGGCGGATCTTGAAACTGTAACCTTTTGTATTGGACATAATCATACCCTGTACATTTTATACCCCTTAGCATCTAGTTTTGGTACTTATTCATAGTATGAGTTGCGGTTGGCAAGCCAAGGTCTTAGACATGTACCCACGTGTTTTACCATACAACTATTGCTTGCTGTCTATTATCTATACATCTAACGTCTATCGTGATCTGTTAATCTCATGGGGATAGAAGAGCTTGATTGTGTTTTGCCATATTTGCTCGGCCAACTCCTCTATGGGTATTCCTTTGACAGAGGCAACAACATGGGCAATTATGCCAATCTTATTGCTGCAATCAGCATCTTGTATGGCTGATTCGTAATCAGATATCCTTACCTCGGCAGgttccattcttccctttACACCCAAcccctccttccacttATCAGCTTTGCTGACTTTTTGAACAGCTAGATGGGAGTCTTTGGGAGGGACGTAGGCGGCAGAAGCGTGAGATGCTGTGGGAGTGCACCAGGGAGCATCTGATAACGTCATGCAAATGAGCCTCGATCTTAGTGCAGCCAAGATTCAATCACCCACCGGTCTCCAATAGAAGCCTGTCAAGAGGTATTTGCTTGATGACTTCGAGATTGTCAGCCGTCTTGAGAGAGCAGCCATTCACGCCAATGTGAAGGCCCATGTTCACCTAATGCCCATACCATGAGCTCATGTCTATTGATAAAGGGCAATGTACTGACCAGCTCCGTCATCTCCTCCGCAGTCCCCGTAAAACTATGGGCgacacctcctccccattCGGTGGTCCAGccaatctccttcattaTCCTCATGAGATCAGTATGTGACCCACTTGTTCGAGAGTGCagaaagagagggagtCGATACTTcttttggagaaggaggagttCTGGAAGATGGGCAAGCTGAGTTTTTTGAGGGGAATAGTGAAGCCTGTCGTAATCTGCGATTATCTCAGTCAGTGCTTAATTGGGAGCTCAGAGGAGGTAAACATACCTAGACCTATTTCACCAATAGATATAATTCTTTTGGAACCTCCTTCGCCAAGGTCTTGATCGATGAGATCGGTCAACTCCTTGAGATATCCTTCAGCACCACAAGGGTGCTTATCCATTTCGCAGGTCGAAGTTGGGTGAACACCGGCAGAGCACTGCAGATCTGTATGCTGATATTTATATTTCTGTAATGCGTTAAAATGTTCAGATGACTCACCAAACTCCTTAGCCATCTCCAATGCATCTTTGGACTCCTTCAAGCTCGTGCCGGTAATTAGAATCTTTTCAACGCCCTTGGCCTTAGCTCTCTCGATAACGGCCTTAACATCGGCTTCATGTTTCTTTCGTCCGCCATATTTGCCTTGAAACATGGGATCCGTGAGATTCACTGCGATGTCTGCGGAAATCATCAAGGGTAAGCGCCACAGAAATACGAAGCGACGAAGGAATGCGAGACACCAACCCGCGAACCGCATCTTGGGCATCTGCCGGAGAATTCTGGTGGAAAAGTAAATGGCGAGTGCTGAATAAACGTTTTAATAGTGTCTATAGGCTATTATATGGATTTGTGGCTAGCAAAGTAAGTGACATAGACGTTTGGTACGTAGATGAGTATATCAATAGAATACGAAATGGCCGAAGTGGAGGTTGCTTTTCCGAGGAGTTGCTTCCGTTCATTGATTTGCCTGCGTACGATGAGCAGATGACTCTTCCGTCCCTACGGTACGTACACCTGCAGCATTTTGTCCTGTTCCCACAGTCTACAATGCCTGTCAAGACATGATTCGTGTCTCCTACCAGGTCACACCGCATCTCCAGAGTAATCTCTGTCattctccaccttccattcTGCGTTCCGTCGGTGTATCTTGATATCGTTCACAAAAAGGTTACACTCGCGCGGCATCAACATGTAACAACAAGGCTTCAAAAATCATTAATGAGTTCAGAAGAACGTAACTGTAGTCAAACCTTCAAGGCCAGCTCCGATTCCGACAAAAGATTCAATCCCCAGTGGCAGGCCGATCCATACTGGATATCCTTTCACCAATAATGACAAGCTTCGGTCCTTTGTCAGTCTCAAACGATTTAACTTTCTTTTCATGGATGTTACCATTCGGTCTTCGAAGCCAGTGCAACTATATAGACACTGCGGATGAAGAGTGAGGGATCTTTTGAATCCGACCTTTCTGTCTTTCCCTCATACCCCCCTCGCTATTTTGTTGTCACTCCAAATCTTTAGCCAGAAATCTAAAATGGGGCCTCATACATTGCCCGCCTGGCCTGTTATGGTAGATACAACATGCGTCGCCGTTGTACTCGCTACTGTACTCATCTCATCATTGCAAATCATCGTGACATGGATCAAGAGCAAGCGTGGCGGGCATATTCAGCTTTCTGAATCTTTTGAACCCAAGACCAAGAAGGAACTTTTCGAAACTAACTTATTATTTCATGTTGCCAGGGAAACGCCTGAAGATGGCGAACCGGTAGAGGTTGCTGGTTTTTGGAAAAGTGTGAGCCCTTCTAGACCATTTTCGGCGCTAAAACCCTGCCATCAGACTATCTTTGCCAAAGTTTCCCTTCTGTTGGTAACTCTCAGCAATCTTGCGATCCAAGCCGTAGATACAATCGTGACATCACCTTATCGCGGACAATCATGGCTCCCTCTTCTTACATTAATGACCGTAGCCTTGACCAATATCTATCTCGTTGCGCTCTCCACGCACTACCTATTTACTCGCAATCTCGCCAGACACGCTAGTCTGACTAAACACATTTGCACCATCTCTAGCATATTACTTTTTCATTGGTACTTTCAAACCCTGGGACAGTATCTTTGGCGAAGTATAAATGTAGATATTCCCTGGACCGGCTACGCTTCATTGGGATTGGCGTTCCTTCAAACCGTCATGTCAGGTCTCATCCCTGTTGGACCCAAGCTGTGGGTGGATATAACCGCTGTATACACTAAGGCAGTCCGTGCCAAAGTTGAGGACAATGCTGTCTTCACATTTGGTGGTAACCTTATTGAGGAGATTTCATGCTCAGTCTTCGGAAAGCTAATGTTTACATTTGTTTACCCGATGATTGTCAAGACTGCAAAGATGCACCAGGTTGACATCCAGGATCTCCCAGCCGTACAGGCTGAGATGAGAACGCAGAACATGTACCATGAGTTTATGGGCCCCAAAGCAACCGAGGATATCAGATGGAAAAGGCATCCAACGTTGTCGCTACTTTGGACAGTATGGCGGCCTCAGCGACGAGCGGTGGTCAAGGGTGAGTATTGCTGCAATGACCTTGTTGCGTTGTTTTTGGTGATTTGACTCTCCTTTAgccctcatcttcatgttCGCTCTCTGTCCTCTCTGGTATCTTCCCCACATTTGCCTTCAGCAGATTCTTGGTATCCTCGACGACCACACTGCCGTCCGGTTGAGCGCTGTAGCATTTGCTGCTCTCATGATTCTTGCTAAAGTTGGCAACACGATCATTTCTATGCAGCAATACAATATGTGAATCCCAAGGTTAGGAATAGACATGGCATGTCGCTAACCAGATGCAGTACCATGTCATATGTCGGACCTCGAATCAATGCCCATACGTCATTCCTTCTTTACCAGTCAGTGGGCTCTCGATATCCGTCATTCAATGCTAACAAGAGTGTTCAGGAAACTCCTTACTCGCAAGCTCTTTGCCATTCCGGAAAATAAGGAAGGCGATAAAGCTGTTCATACTAAGGCCGATattctcaatctcatctcttctgaCGCTTCTTCTGTGCAACGTGTCGGCTGGACGTTCACCAACCTTTTTCGATCAGCACTTGAGATGGCCCTTGGATGCTCCTATGTATGGATTCTTCTCGGTCCCTCTGGTCTGTGGGGTCTTTCTACCCTCATCCTTACCTGTCCTCCGGCGTACTTGTTAACAAAATGGGAATACTCTGTTTTTGAGAAGAGGCTTGCCATCAGGGATGAAAGGGTATCATTGATGCAGGAAGCCGTTCAGGCAATTTCGATGATCAAAATGATGGCAACAGAGAGGTTCTGGTATAGGAGGATCAATAGTgtgagagaaagagaattCAAGAAATTGATTCAGGCCCAGGTCTTGGGCTACATCTCTGGTTTGCTTTAGTGAGCTAGTCACATTTTTCCATACTTTTGGTGACTAAAGTAGTTTCTAGTTCGGCTGCCCCTACTGTCATTGTCATTGTTGCGTTTGCTCACTATACACTTGTCGCTAAAAAGGAGCTTACAGCGACTATCGCATTTGTAAGTGACTTAGGCATGGCCCATGACGAAGTGGCTGATGGCTCTTCAGACTTCCATTGCCGTTTTCAATGAACTCCGCCCGGCTCTTCTCGATCTGCCTTCCAGCGTGGCTGAGCTCCTCCAAGAGATTCTTGGTGCTCGGCGTATCGCCAATTTCCTCACTACTGGAGACGTCGAGTATTTCAATGATACTTCTTTCAATTCCTCTGACATCACAACTCCGGAAGAAGGTCCTCTTTACATCGTTGGTACTGTCGCATGGGATGTACCAAAGATCTACGTTGCACCAGCTAGCAACCACAGCACCGACACGTCAAGTGATAGTTCGGAAAACAATAAGGTCGGCTTCAGGCTTATGGATCTTGACATCAAGTTTCCCAGAGGGAAGTTGACTCTTGTGGCTGGTAAATTTGGTTCGGGAAAGTCTCTTCTGTTGTTGGCTTTACTAGGAGAGGCAAGGTTGATTGAAGGCAAGATTTCGTATACGGTTTCTCCTATCATGGACCCTCAGATAATTGACAAGAACGACTGGAGTTTATTGAAGAACGGAGTGGCCTACGCTCCTCAGGTGAGTCGTTTGATACGCCTAGTAAATCCCAGGCAGCTAATTCTTTTCAGACACCTTGGCTTCTGAGCCAAAGCATTCGAGATAACATTCTTTTTGGCCTTCCTCTCGATATGGAGCGCTATCGTTCTGTCTGCTTTGCTACTGGTCTCCTGCCTGATCTTGAGCTCCTCGAGGATGCCGACCTCACTGAAATTGGCGAACGAGGCAAACTTCTCTCTGGTGGTCAAAAAGCTCGGGTCAGTTTGGCACGTGCGATTTATTCGAGGGCttcagttcttcttctggatGATGTTATATCGGCCGTTGATGCTCAGACGAGTCAGCATATCATCACACATTGCTTCAATTCCTCCCTTATGAGTGATCGAACTGTCATCCTCGCTTCTCATGCTGTGGAGACTTTGGCGCCTTTGGCTACCCATGCAGTTTATCTGGATGATGGCAGATGTCTTTGGCAAGGTTGGGGGAGGCAGTTGCTTGAGACTGAGCACATGGCCCATTTGAAGACTGAGTCTAGATCGCCCAGTCGCTTGCCCAGCAGGTTGCCAAGTAGCGAAAACCTTAAGTCTGAAGCAAAGAGTGACAGGAAGGATAAAAAGAAAGGTGAAAAGCCTGTCTCACTCGACGTTCAGGcgatgaaagaaaagttTGAAATTGGTGAGGCGATCCCAAAGACACCAAAACAGCTCGtaattgaagaagaaagggcgGTGGGAGCTGTGGATCTAATTCACTGGAAAAACCTACTAAAGTTTAACGGTAATGGGGTATATTGGACGGTTGCCTTCACCCTCATGATGGCTGCTGTTCTGGCACCTGTTTGTGAGAGGATGGCTCTTTCGTGAGTTGGCCACCTCAAAAATCTTACGAACCAGTCTGACATTTTGACGGAAGACTTTGGACAAGCACAGAAGGCGAGAGATCAGTCGATCATAGCGTTGTGTTCTGGATTTCACTTTACGCCGCTGCACGTCCTCTTTTGATGGAATGTGGCTGGGTTCTGTGCTGATCGTTTTCATAGATTTCTCTCACACGTGTTTTCCTGGACACAGTCTACGGTTTATTCTGTTTCTGGGGTAGTATGCGAGCTATGAAAATTGCACGCCTCAATGATCTATTAACGAGATTTGCTAGTTTGCTGACTTCGGCACTGTAGATCCACGGTCAGATGCTCGAGTCGATGTTACATGCCAAGATGCTGTTCTTCACCAAGACTCGAGCAGGATCTATTATTCAGCGTTTCGGCAAAGATCTTGTTAGTTCTAATACGACTTAGGTAGGACCCAAACTAACCTATTTCTAGAACGACATCCTTGACTGTTCCAATTTGCTTACTGAAATGACTGGAGGGGGCATGAACAGTGATTTCCACCTATTTCGCCGTAGTCACGCTAATAGTCATTCGTAGTTATCATCAGTCTGATATCAGTATCCGTGTATGGCGGCTGGATATTCTGTGTAGTGACCATTCTATTGCTCGCCGCTGCTTGGACACCAGTAATCATGTTGAATTATGCACTGAGTGCTTTGCTGACCTGTCCTTTTAGGGGAAATGGTACCGGGCATCTTCTCGACAAGTCCGTCGACTTCAAGCTGTCCTTCCGGGCCCCATCAATGCGATTTACGGAGAGACTGTGGCTGGTACTACCGTTATTCGCGCTTTCGGTGCCCAGTCCGTTTTCATTGATGGTAAGTGCCTTGCAAAGCGCAATACATGTTCAGGTAGTCTCTGATTCGAAAACATTCTTAGATCTCTTGAGATGGACCAACATGAAGATCACAGCGACTATTTGGACTGTTGCTATCGCCCGATGGCTATTATGTGAGTAGCTTCGTTTCTGTCTTTCGGTATGTCACTAACCCAAGGTCCCATTATGCAGTGAGCTTGCAAGTCATGGATGTCATTGTCCGTATTACTGCtctcactcttcttcttgcccgaGCTTCCACTACAGGTGCTGTCGCTGGTTTCGTCCTTACTTTTGCTGgttccatctccacttATGTTAATTGGATGCTTATTCACCTCCGCAACTTCGAGCTCAAGGGTGTCAGTCTCGAACGCACTTCGGAATACCGAACACTTTCACGAGAGGACGGTACGAAACTTCTTGCAGACGACACGCGGTATGCCACAGATGGACTAGAActcgacgaagaagaagatcagcGTCTTGGCAGTTGGCCTGAGCATGGTGAACTCAAGGTTGAAGGCCTGTGTGCCCGATACGGCCCTGATATGCCTGAGATTCTCCATGATGTCACGTTCAGGGTGAAGGGTGGCGAAAGAATCGGGATTGTGGGCGCTACTGGAAGCGGAAAGTCAACCTTAGCGAAGGcgttcttttcctttgtgGATGTGACGAAAGGCAAGATTGAAATTGATGGCCAAGGTCGGTTTGCTTTCAAGCGAATATCCCTTGTGCAAACTGACATGAACGTAGATATTTCCACAATTCCCCTAGGAGCGGTACGGTCTAAGTTGGGCATCATCGCTCAGGACCCTGTCCTTCTTTCAGGCTCTCTGAGGCTGAACCTCGATATAGAAGGCAAATACTCCGATGAGCAACTGTACACTGCGCTACGCCAAGTTCAGCTTCTCAAACGATCCGATTTCTGCCCCGATCTCCTCAGCAACGACCTTACATCTCTTACCATTGAGACAAGCTCGCACAAACAGCTACAGCAACAAGAAAAtatcttctccaatcttGACTTTGAGGTGAAGGGCGGCGGAGAGAATTTATCAGCCGGTCAAAAGCAGCTTGTTGTGCTCGCCAGAGCGCTGCTGAAGAGACATCGCGTTTTGATTCTCGATGAAGCGACTGCCTCAATTGATTCGGCTACCGATGCTGAGATCAGTCGAGTTGTGCACGAAGAGTTTACCAACGCCACAGTTCTTATCATCGCCCACCGACTGCG includes:
- a CDS encoding hypothetical protein (HMMPfam hit to TatD_DNase, TatD related DNase, score: 225.2, E(): 1.2e-64), which encodes MRFAGWCLAFLRRFVFLWRLPLMISADIAVNLTDPMFQGKYGGRKKHEADVKAVIERAKAKGVEKILITGTSLKESKDALEMAKEFDLQCSAGVHPTSTCEMDKHPCGAEGYLKELTDLIDQDLGEGGSKRIISIGEIGLDYDRLHYSPQKTQLAHLPELLLLQKKYRLPLFLHSRTSGSHTDLMRIMKEIGWTTEWGGGVAHSFTGTAEEMTELVNMGLHIGVNGCSLKTADNLEVIKQIPLDRLLLETDAPWCTPTASHASAAYVPPKDSHLAVQKVSKADKWKEGLGVKGRMEPAEIGIIAHVVASVKGIPIEELAEQIWQNTIKLFYPHEINRSR
- a CDS encoding hypothetical protein (HMMPfam hit to ABC_membrane, ABC transporter transmembrane region, score: 58.7, E(): 1.5e-14; HMMPfam hit to ABC_tran, ABC transporter, score: 271.1, E(): 1.8e-78), translating into MGPHTLPAWPVMVDTTCVAVVLATVLISSLQIIVTWIKSKRGGHIQLSESFEPKTKKELFETNLLFHVARETPEDGEPVEVAGFWKSTIFAKVSLLLVTLSNLAIQAVDTIVTSPYRGQSWLPLLTLMTVALTNIYLVALSTHYLFTRNLARHASLTKHICTISSILLFHWYFQTLGQYLWRSINVDIPWTGYASLGLAFLQTVMSGLIPVGPKLWVDITAVYTKAVRAKVEDNAVFTFGGNLIEEISCSVFGKLMFTFVYPMIVKTAKMHQVDIQDLPAVQAEMRTQNMYHEFMGPKATEDIRWKRHPTLSLLWTVWRPQRRAVVKALIFMFALCPLWYLPHICLQQILGILDDHTAVRLSAVAFAALMILAKVGNTIISMQQYNICSTMSYVGPRINAHTSFLLYQKLLTRKLFAIPENKEGDKAVHTKADILNLISSDASSVQRVGWTFTNLFRSALEMALGCSYVWILLGPSGLWGLSTLILTCPPAYLLTKWEYSVFEKRLAIRDERVSLMQEAVQAISMIKMMATERFWYRRINSVREREFKKLIQAQVLGYISGLLYSAAPTVIVIVAFAHYTLVAKKELTATIAFTSIAVFNELRPALLDLPSSVAELLQEILGARRIANFLTTGDVEYFNDTSFNSSDITTPEEGPLYIVGTVAWDVPKIYVAPASNHSTDTSSDSSENNKVGFRLMDLDIKFPRGKLTLVAGKFGSGKSLLLLALLGEARLIEGKISYTVSPIMDPQIIDKNDWSLLKNGVAYAPQTPWLLSQSIRDNILFGLPLDMERYRSVCFATGLLPDLELLEDADLTEIGERGKLLSGGQKARVSLARAIYSRASVLLLDDVISAVDAQTSQHIITHCFNSSLMSDRTVILASHAVETLAPLATHAVYLDDGRCLWQGWGRQLLETEHMAHLKTESRSPSRLPSRLPSSENLKSEAKSDRKDKKKGEKPVSLDVQAMKEKFEIGEAIPKTPKQLVIEEERAVGAVDLIHWKNLLKFNGNGVYWTVAFTLMMAAVLAPVCERMALSFLSHVFSWTQSTVYSVSGVIHGQMLESMLHAKMLFFTKTRAGSIIQRFGKDLNDILDCSNLLTEMTGGGMNIIISLISVSVYGGWIFCVVTILLLAAAWTPGKWYRASSRQVRRLQAVLPGPINAIYGETVAGTTVIRAFGAQSVFIDDLLRWTNMKITATIWTVAIARWLLLSLQVMDVIVRITALTLLLARASTTGAVAGFVLTFAGSISTYVNWMLIHLRNFELKGVSLERTSEYRTLSREDGTKLLADDTRYATDGLELDEEEDQRLGSWPEHGELKVEGLCARYGPDMPEILHDVTFRVKGGERIGIVGATGSGKSTLAKAFFSFVDVTKGKIEIDGQDISTIPLGAVRSKLGIIAQDPVLLSGSLRLNLDIEGKYSDEQLYTALRQVQLLKRSDFCPDLLSNDLTSLTIETSSHKQLQQQENIFSNLDFEVKGGGENLSAGQKQLVVLARALLKRHRVLILDEATASIDSATDAEISRVVHEEFTNATVLIIAHRLRTIIPCANILVMDKGHLIQHGSPLELIHRKGRFQDLCMAAGEEEYSHLIGLAEQHDPLNKDELIGSPFVQ